In Argiope bruennichi chromosome X1, qqArgBrue1.1, whole genome shotgun sequence, a single window of DNA contains:
- the LOC129958663 gene encoding V-type proton ATPase 16 kDa proteolipid subunit c-like has product MAEEPLYGPFFGVMGCAAAMIFSALGAAYGTAKSGVGISCMSIMRPELIMKSIIPVVMSGIIAIYGLVVAVLIANSIKTPAQGYSPYNGFLHFGAGLSVGLSGLAAGCAIGIVGDAGVRGTAQQPRLFVGMILILIFAEVLGLYGLIVALILTTKI; this is encoded by the exons ATGGCTGAAGAACCTTTATACGGACCTTTCTTTGGAGTCATGGGTTGTGCTGCAGCCATGATCTTTTCAg cccTTGGAGCAGCTTATGGAACTGCTAAGTCAGGGGTAGGTATCAGCTGTATGTCAATTATGAGACCAGAATTGATTATGAAATCTATTATTCCTGTCGTCATGAGTGGTATTATTGCCATTTACGGTTTAGTCGTTGCTGTCTTAATTGCCAACAGCATAAAGACGCCAGCACAAGGATACTCGCCTTACAA TGGATTTCTGCATTTTGGAGCTGGCCTTTCTGTAGGTCTTAGTGGTCTTGCTGCAGGTTGTGCCATTGGTATTGTGGGAGACGCTGGTGTTAGGGGAACAGCACAGCAGCCAAGATTGTTTGTAGGAATGATCCTGATACTTATTTTTGCTGAAGTACTTGGTTTGTATGGTCTAATTGTTGCCCTGATACTTACCACGAAGATTTAA